A part of Solicola gregarius genomic DNA contains:
- a CDS encoding alkaline phosphatase family protein, with protein MSHVLTTAPDALVPFGTNASIEQPFGAVADPHRPTSPNILVIKTDLDASRIGAYAGDGAATANLDRLSKSGTRFTAVAGTPGPPALHLVLDLLADRGYDAAGYDYVDPAIAFLGLRRDAPWAVYLSLPGADADDGVGALDAALRRSEQYRSTLVLLVGSHGARTPTLLAWPGQIAPRQRHDAPITCSDWVPTLLEAADPGATYGLGLDGVDLGVHLFDGGSIPQRPAIRRPRAA; from the coding sequence ATGAGCCATGTCCTCACCACGGCGCCCGATGCGCTCGTGCCATTTGGAACCAACGCCTCCATCGAGCAGCCATTCGGTGCGGTGGCCGATCCGCACCGGCCGACCAGCCCGAACATCCTCGTCATCAAGACCGATCTCGACGCATCGCGGATCGGCGCGTACGCGGGTGACGGCGCCGCCACTGCGAATCTCGACCGACTCTCGAAGTCGGGCACCCGGTTCACGGCCGTCGCCGGCACGCCGGGCCCGCCGGCCCTGCACCTCGTGCTCGACCTCCTCGCCGACCGTGGGTACGACGCCGCAGGGTACGACTACGTCGATCCGGCGATCGCCTTCCTCGGCCTGCGGCGCGACGCCCCTTGGGCGGTGTACCTCTCGCTGCCGGGCGCCGACGCCGACGACGGCGTCGGGGCGCTCGACGCGGCGCTGCGCCGAAGCGAGCAGTACCGCTCGACGCTCGTACTGCTGGTGGGATCGCACGGAGCCAGAACGCCCACGCTGTTGGCGTGGCCGGGTCAGATCGCGCCCCGACAGCGCCACGACGCGCCGATCACGTGCTCCGACTGGGTCCCGACGCTGCTCGAGGCCGCGGATCCCGGTGCTACGTACGGTCTGGGTCTCGACGGCGTCGACCTGGGTGTGCATCTATTCGACGGCGGCTCGATCCCGCAGCGCCCGGCGATCAGGCGCCCGCGGGCCGCCTGA